The window TCGCCGAACGCCCACGGGCGGCTGGAGCCGGTCTGCTCCCCGGCCGCCCCGGCAACCCTGGTGTCCCGGCGCCCCTGCCGGCCGGAGAGCTGTTTGGCGGTGTCGCGCAGCAGCGACCTGCCGAGCCGGCGCATGGCCTGCGGTGAGAGCCGGAGGTCGCCGTCGGCCCCGCGCCGGAGGTAACCGCCGTCCTGCATGGCCTGCTCAATCTCCGCGAGGGTACGGGCGGACACGGCAGCATCCTGTCCCAGCTGGCGGGCGAGGGCGTCCAGGTCCAGATCGTCCAGACGAGAGCCGTTGTAGGACTGGGAGAGCTGCTCGGCAAGTCCGTCCAGTTCGGCGAGGTCCTGGATCACGCCGGTCCCGTCACCGAGCCCGAGCCCCTCCTCCCCCTCGAAGTGCTCGGAGCCGTTCCAGTCCTCGCCGGGGCGCAGGGCGCGGAGGTTGGCGTCCATTTGACCGAGCTGGGCCATGAGTTCGGGTGAGCCGAAGGCCTGGGCGGAGAGCTGCATCAGCTCCTCGCGCTGCCCGGGGGTCATGGACTGCAGGAGCCGCTGGGCGGCGGCCGCGCGCTGGGCGAGCGCGTCCACCAGCTCCTCCACGGATTGCGGGTTCTCCGGAAAGAACTGGCCGTGCTTGGCCATGAACTCCCGGAAGCCCGCGTCGGTGTCCTCGCCGCGCCGGTGTTTGTCGAGGAGCTCGTTGAGGTCCCCCAGCATCCCGGCCACGGCCGCGCGGTCCTCCTCCGTGGCACCCTCGAGTGCTTCCTTCATGCCGGCGAACCGCTGGTCCAGGACTTCCCGGCCCAGCAGGTCCTTGATCCGCTCGTAGGCCTCCCGGGCCGTGCTCGACCGCCAGTCGTAAGAGGCCAATTCGTTGACCGCCGCCGCCGTGGACGAGGGCAGGTTCTGCAGTTGCATCTCCCGGATCGCGCGGTCGGTGTCCTCTATCCGGAGGTCGCGAGCCAGCTGTTTGCGCTCCTCCAGCACCGCCGTGTCCAGCAGCTTCCGGACCTCGTTGAGGGTGCCGTCCAGCCGGTGGCGGCTCAGCAGTTCGCTGCGGCGCTGCTGGACGCGGCCGGCGAGGTCATCCAGGCCCTCCCGGTTGCGGCTGCCGCGCCGCAGGAACTCCTGCAGGGCGTGCCGGGGCGAGTAGCCGGCCATGACGTCCTCTGCGACGGCGTCCAGCGCCTCCGCCAGGTCCACCGGCGGGGCGAGCGGATCCGGTCCGCCCGTGTACCGGCCATACCGGGACCGGTTATGAACGCCCATCGGGTTCTCCTTAGCCGTAGTGCCGCTTACCCGTAGACCGTGGCCTCGTCGTCGGATTCCTTGGAGATCCGGCGGGCGAGGTAGAGACCTTCCAGTGCCAGTTCGACGGCGGCGGCGCGCTGCCCGTCGTTGGTGGCGCCCAGGCGCTCACCGATGTCCTCGTACAGACGGGATCCGTTGAGCGACGGGAGGTTGGCGAGGAACTCCCGCGCGGTGACCAGTTCCCCGGTGGTGACCGTGGAATGACCGTCGAGCGCGGCGACGAGGTCGCCCATATCGATGCCGTGAAAGTGCGCGCGGACGGCTTCTGCGGTGGCCATGCGCAGCAGGTGGTCCAGGATCTCCTGTTCCCGCCCTTCTTCCCCCGACTCGAATTCGATCTTCCCGGCGAGGACTTCCACGGCGGCGGCCAGGTCGATGATCCGGGCGACGGCCTCGTCCTCACCGCGCACACTGGCCCGGCGCAGGGCCGCGGCGGCCACCGTTTCGGCGCCCGCGATGGCGAACCGAGCGGACACCCCGGAGGTCTGGTTAATCGCCGCGGACTGCCGCAGCGCCCGGGTGTAGCGGGCCAGGATCTCGAGGATGACGGGCGGGACGCCGGCCACCAGCTGTCCCTCCTGGCGGATGACGGCCACCTCGTCGTCGAGCTCGATCGGGTAGTGGGTGCGGATCTCGGCGCCAAAGCGGTCCCGCAGCGGCGTGATGATCCTGCCGCGGTTGGTGTAATCCTCCGGGTTCGCGGACGCGACCACCAGGACGTCCAGCGGCAGCCGCAGCACGTAGCCGCGGATCTGGATGTCGCGCTCTTCCATGACATTGAGCATGGAGACCTGGATCCGCTCGGCGAGGTCCGGCAGTTCGTTGATGGCGATGATGCCGCGGTTGGAGCGCGGAACCAGGCCGTAGTGGATGGTTTCCGGGTCGCCCAGGCGGCGGCCCTCGGCTACCCGCATCGGGTCGACGTCGCCGATCAGGTCCGCGACGGAGGTGTCCGGCGTCGCGAGTTTCTCGACGTACCGTTCCGAGCGGTGGCGCCACGCCACCCGTAGGCGGTCCCCCTCGGTGAGGGCACGGGCCCTGGAGTGCTCAGTGAGGGGTTCATACGGGTGTTCGTTCAGTTCCGAGTCCTCGATCACCGGCGACCACTCGTCCAGCAGCCCGGCGAGGGTGCGCAGCAGCCGGGTCTTGCCCTGCCCCCGTTCGCCGAGCAGGACGACGTCGTGCCCGGCGAGCAGTGCCCGCTCGAGCTGGGGCAGGACGGTGCGGCGGAAACCGAACATGCCGGGCCAGGGATCCCGGCCGGCGGCAAGCGCCGCGAGCAGGTTGTCGCGGATTTCGCGGCGCAGGTCCTTCTGGACGTGGCCGGAGGCACGCAGTTCACCAACTGTGAAGATATCGGGGCGGTCATTCACCCTCTTACCGTAGACCTCTACCCGGCCGGGAATCGAGGAATTTCTAGAGATTCCCGGGCATTGGGTCGCAGTCAGGGAGCCGCCCGGGGTCCCTGGCCGAGCCTGTGAAGGCACGGGGAGGCACCGACGACGGGCGGGTTGCGGGCGTCCTGACATGGAGCAGACGGTGAGTTGTGACCAGTGGTGTCCGGCCGGGAACTGACCCTCCTGGCCGAGGGCAGCGTGGAACTGCTCGCGAGGGTATTGCCGGTTGACCGCACCGGCCTGCGCTACCCGTGGCCGCTGGTGTTAGCGCCGGTCTCCTGGCCGGACGCAGGGAGCTGCCGGGGCTGACAGACCAGCCCGAGGCACCCGGACTGCAAACTAAGCTTGGTGGATGGTTGACTTACTCCCGGAGCCCGTTGCGGCCATCGCCCGAAAGACCGTGGGCCGTTCACTACTGACTCTTGCGGCGGTTCAGGGAGCGGTGATCGCAGGGCTCGTCCTTCTGGACGTGGTCAAGAAACGGCGCCGGACCAAGCGCAAGGGGTTCCCCCGCCCCGGCACTTTTGACAGTACGGTCTCGGACACTCCTGTCACGACGTACACCTACGGGGCTGATCTCTACCGTGACATGATCCAGGCGATTGACGAGGCGAAAGACCGGATCTTCATTGAAACGTTCATCTGGAAGGATGACGACACCGGACGCCGGTTCAAGGACGCGCTTAATGAAGCCGCCGGCCGCGGCGTCGAGGTCTCCATCATGTATGACGGGTTTGCCAACCTGGTGGTGCCATCCTCCTTCTTCCGGTTCCACCAGGACATACGCGTCTACCGATTCCCGGTGGTCCGCCCGTCAATGCTCTTCCAAACCCTTCGCGGCACAGGGCTGGACCACCGCAAGCTCCTGGTGGTCGATGACCACATCGGTTTCGTGGGCGGCTACAACATCGGCTCCCTGTACGCCACGGAATGGCGGGACACCCACCTCCGGCTCGTAGGTCCATCGGTGTGGGATCTCCGCCAGGCGTTCGTGAACGTCTGGAACGACCACGCTGCGGGCTCCCCGGCCGAGATTCCGCACACGACCCCGGCCGTGTGGGAGCCGCGGATCCGTGCCGTGAACAACATTCCGGCGGATCTCGTCTACCCGATCCGCGGCATCTATTTGGACGCCATCAACCGGGCCCGGGACCACATCTTTGTCACCATGGCGTACTTCATTCCGGACCAACAGATCCTCAAAGCGCTGCTTGCCGCGAGCAGCCGGGGTGTGGACGTCCGGCTGATCCTCCCCGAAGATTCAAACCACATCCTGTCGGACTGGCTCTCGCACGGGTTTTACCGGTCCCTGCTGGAGGCGGGAGTGACAGTCCTGCTCTACCGGAACGCGATGATCCACGCCAAGACGGCGACTATCGACGGCAGCTGGTCCACCGTGGGCAGCGCCAATATCGACAGGCTGAGTCTGACCGGCAACTATGAAATCAATCTCGAAATCCATGACGACAATTTCGCCTCGGACATGCAGAAGATTTTCGCGGTGGACAGCGGGAACTGCAGGGTACTGACGCTGGAGGAATGGCGGGACCGGCATTCGCTTGCCAGGTTCAGCGAGGCAGTACTGGTCCCGCTCCGGCCGTTGCTCTGAGTCCGGTCCTGCCAGTATCACCTCGCCGTCGATTTGGCGGGAAGGGGCCCGACTGCACGGCCAGATGCTAAGCTTACTTATTATTTGTATCTGTCTTGAGAAGGGCGCCGAGCGTGACGCTGGAAAATAGGCAACCGTCCGAGGCCGGCGTGCAAGGCGAAGTCCGACAGGACCGCTTCATCGGCGGAAATGACTTGACGCGCTGGCGCACCCGGCTCGGCCGGTTCCTGGCGTTCGTCGTCGGGCATGTCAGCCGTGTTCTCGGCCCGCATGCGGCATTGATCCTGACGCTGGCGATTGGTGCGGCCCTGGCCGTTTCCCTCACCGCTGTCTTCGCGCAGGTCTACGAAGCCGTTGTCGATGCCGACGGAGTCGCCGGCCTGGACCATCCCGTCCTGGCTGCGGCCAAGACGGTCCGCTCCCCCGCGTTGGACATTATCGCCACCGGGTACACCGACGTGGGCGGGACCGTCGGCATGCCTATCCTGGCGCTGGCTGTCATGACCGTGCTGGCCCTGCGACGCCGCTCCTGGACCCCGGTCATCCTCATTGTCATTGCCGCCGCCGGCTCCTTGCTGATGACCATCGCGGGCAAGTCACTCATAGGGAGGACCCGGCCCCAGTTGACCGACGCAGTTCCGCCCTACGAGTACTCGGCGTCCTTCCCCAGCGGCCATTCGCTGAACTCGGTTGTCATTGCCGGCGTCGTCGCCTACCTGATCATTCTCCGGTTGCAGTCTGCCCGGGCCAGGGTGGTCACGGCACTGCTCGCAGGTCTCTTCGCCGCGACCATCGGCCTGAGCCGCGTGTACCTGGGTCACCACTGGCTCACCGATGTCCTGGCCGCCTGGGCCCTCGGCGCTGCATGGCTCGCACTGGTGATCACAGCGCACCGGCTCTACCTCACCACGCGTACCCACCGCGTTGAAGCACCGACGAGGCACTCCCCCGAGGGCAAGCGGGAAACCGACGTCATCGACGTGTAGCTGAACGCCGTTGCCGGGGTCAGTGCTTCTTGAAAGCGTCCTTTACCTTTTCAGCAGCCTGCTTCAAATCCGCCCTAACCTGGTCGCCCCTGCCTTCGTTCTTGAGATGGTTGTCACCGGTTGCGCTCCCGGTGGCCTCTTTGGCCTTGCCGGTCAGCTTTGTAACCGCATTCTGAATCTTGTCACCCAGACCCATGGCTTCCTCCTTGGGATACCACCCGGCAGGCTGCCGAGGGATCACAAATTCATGCTATCCGCCGCCCGACGCGACGGCCATCCCCACCGCAGCAACTCCGTAAGGGCCACGCACACCTGCCCGTTCAGAGCTCCCGATTGTAATAGAACATGGGCTCTGTCTGGTTGGGTCCGGTGCTAGTGAACCCATGTGCGGATCCGCCCTGAAATGGGTCCGATGAGGCCGCCGTTCCCGCCCCAAGCGCGCTCACATGAAATTGACATTCTCACGAGCCAAAGACCGGCCGCAGACATCGGTCCAGAGGATTCCCTCATCGCCCTTGCGGCGGAAACTGCGTGGAGAACCTGCCCTTGTCATCTCAACTGAAAACGTTTACAGTATTCAAATGCCGGCGTGAGTTGATTCACAGCCGGCGCCTCATGCCGGTCCGTAAGGGCCGGTCCAGCCAGACCCGGCGACTCAAAGGAGAGGGCATCCGTGGCGAACATCCATGACGTGGCAAAACATGCCGGCGTGTCGATCGCCAGCGTCTCACGCATGCTGGCAGGGCAAAACGTCCGGAGCGCCGAAGCGATCCGGCGGGCGATCGACGACCTCGGCTACCGGCCCAACGCCAGTGCCCGCGGGCTGCGCCTGGGTAAACATCACAGCATTGCCGTGATTGTTCCCGACATCTCCAACCCCTACTTCGCCGCCCTGGTGCGTGGCATCGAGGAACGGGCCATGACGCAGGGTTTCCACATCGTCGTGGCTAGCAGCGATGAGCAGTTCAGCGCGGAATCGGAGGTTCTGGGAAACCTCATCGACGCCGTCGACGCCATCGCGATTGTCCCGGCCGAGGAAGGCGACCGCACCCGCAGGATGCTGGCAGACCTCAACAAGCCGGTAGTGCTAATCGACCGGACCGTCGGGGAAGAGCCGGGCTTCGACCTGGTCCATGTGGACAACGCCAGCGGCGCCCGGGCCGCCGCGGATTATCTCCTGTCCCTGGGGCACCGCAGGATCGGCATTATCAGCGGACGCCAGGACACCGTTCCGGGACGGGTCCGGCACCAGGTCTTCGTACAGGCCCTAGCCGACGCCGGCATCCAGATTCCGGCAGAAGCCGTCAAAATCGGCGAATTCAGCCGTGACTTCGGGCACCGCGCCGCCCAGGAGCTGATCGAACAGCAACTGATCGGCCGGCCCGCCGGAATCACTGCCCTGTTCGTTGGCAACAACACCATGGCCCAGGGTGCCCTCCTCTCCCTGCACGCCGCAGGGGTATCCATCCCCGGGCAGCTCTCCTTCCTTTGCTTTGACGACTTCGACCTTGCGGAACTGCTCCCCGCGCCCGTCACCGTGATCTCACGGCCTGCCATTGCGGAGGGCCACGCGGCCGCGGACCTCCTGCTTAAGCGGATTGAACATTTCGGCAGCCCCAACCAGCCACCCCTGGAGCACAAAGTCCTGCCGGTGAGCCTGACCATCCGGCAGTCCTGCGCCTCTCCTGCCTCCAACTGACCACATCATTTAAGGAACCCCATGACCACAACTGTGCCCGGAAACGGGAATGTCCTGGTGATCGGCAGCATTACCTGCGATCTGACCAGTTTCAGCGACCGCCTGCCGCAGCCCGGGGAAACCGTCCTCGGCAACGCCTTCACCATGGTTCTCGGCGGCAAAGGCGCCAACCAGGCCCTGGCGGCGGCTCGCGCCGGGAGCCAGGTCTCCCTGATCGGAAGCGTGGGCAACGACGGCTTCAGCGAGCTGGTCCTCCGGACCCTGGCCGAGGAACACATCGACACCACGCACGTGATGCGCACGGAAGGACCCACCGGAATCGCCCACATCCGGGTAGACGCCTCAGCGGAGAACGACATCGTGATGATCCCGCTCGCCAACTCCCGGCTGAGCCCCGGGCACATCAGGGATGCCCTTAACCAGTCCCAGCGTCACGCCAACGTGGCCCTGATCCAGCTGGAAATCCCGCACGAATCCGCGCTGGAAGCGGCACGTGCGTGCAAGGCCCGCGGCATCACCGTGATTCTTGACCCCGCCCCGGCCCCGGCCGCGCCCCTGGACGAGGACTTCTGGCCCCACGTGGACATCGTCACCCCCAACGAGACCGAAGCGCGCCTCATCACTGGAATCGCGGTTTCCGACCACGAATCCGCCACCGCGGCCGGACGCTGGTTCACCGACCGCGGCGTGCGGCGCGCCGTCGTCACGCTGGCCGGGGCCGGCGCCGTCGTCGTCGAACGGACTTCCGCGGACAGCACGGCCGTGACCCTGCAGGAACCCTTCCGTGTCACGGCGGTGGACACCACAGCCGCCGGCGATGCCTTTGCCGGTGTGCTGGGCAGCGCGCTTGCCGACGGGCTGGACTGGGATGAGTCGCTGCGCCGCGCCATGGCCGGCGGCGCGCTGGCGGTCACCGTGGCCGGCGCCAGCCCGAGCCTGCCCCGGCGCGACGTCATCGACTCGTTCCTCGCCGCCCGGACGGCCACATCCCGCTGACCGCGGGCAACCACACCACCCTAAAGTCCCATCCTCTACAACGCAGTGGAGCAACTATGCGCAAAAACAGCGGTACCCTCAATGCAGCCCTCGCCCGGGTCATCTCAGAACTGGGCCACACGGACGAACTCGTCGTGACCGACGCCGGCCTGCCGATCCCGGCCGGAGTGGAACGGATCGATCTCGCCCTGACGGCCAACGTCCCGCGGTTCCTCGAGTGCCTGGACGTGGTCCTGGCCGAAGTCGAGGCGGAAGGCGCCATCGCGGCGTCGGAAATAGCCGAGCACAGCCCTGAACTCCTTGAGGCCCTCAAGGAACGGCTCGACAACCACGGAATTCCGCTGGAACTCGTCCCGCACACAGAATTCAAACAGCGGACCAGGAACTCCAGGGCCGCCGTCCGGTCCGGCGAATTCACCCCCTACGCCAACGTGATCCTCGTCGCCGGAGTGGTGTACTGACATGACAGTCACCCTCAGCGGCATCACCAAGTCTTTCGGGCCCAACCGCGTGCTCCGCGGGGTGGACCTCAGCATCGAACCCGGCGAAATTGTGTCCCTCGTGGGGGAAAACGGCGCCGGAAAATCCACCCTGACCCGGATCATCGCCGGGGCCTACCAGCCCGATTCCGGCCAGATCACCCTGGACGGCGAGGAGCGGAAGTTCAGCGGCCCGCAGGACGCCATGGCGTCCGGCGTCCAGGTCATCTACCAGGAGCTGAAGAACAACCTGTTCCCGCAGTTGGACGTCGCCTCGAACATCTTCGCCCACGACGGCGCCGGCGAGTTCGGCCGGATGTTCGTCAACAAGGACAAGATGCATGCCCGCGCCGCCGAGCTCCTGAGCCAGGTGGGGATCGACGTCGACACCCGTCTGCCCGTGGGGAAACTCAGCTTCGGCCAGCAGCAGCTCGTCCAGCTCGCCCGCTGCCTCAACCACTCGGTCAAGCTGCTCATCCTCGATGAGCCAACGGCGGCCCTGGACGACCGCGAATCGGAACTCCTGTTCGCCCAGGTCCGCAAGATCCAGGCCGCCGGTGTCGCCGTTATCTACATCAGCCACCGGCTCCCGGAAGTCTTCGCCCTCTCCGACCGCATCGTGGTGATGCGCGACGGCCGCGTGTCCAAGACCGGCACTGCCGCCGAACTGACCGAAGCCGCCGTCGTGGCGGCCATGGTGGGCGGCGAAGTGGAGAACTTCTACCCCAAGGAACACCACGCCACGGACCGGGTGCGGCTCGACGTCCAGGGCCTGGAATCGGCCGGCGTCAACGGGGTGTCCTTCAAAGTCCACGCCGGCGAAGTCCTCGGCATCGGCGGGGTCATGGGCAGCGGGAAGGGGGATGTCCTTCGGGCCCTCTTTGGCCTGGACGACGCCGCGGGCACCGTCAGCATCGACGGCAAACCGCTCACTTTGAAGTCGCCCCGGCATGCCATCAGCGCCGGCGTGGCCTACCTGACCCCCGACCGGCAGGCTGAGGGGCTCACCCTCGCCCAGCCGATTTCGCACAATGAGTCCCTGGCCACCCTCGGGGCCATCACCCGCAACGGGATCGTGGCACTCAAACGCGAGCGGGACCGGTGCCAGGAAATTTCCACCCGGCTCAGCGTCAAATGCAACAGCATTGGCGATGCCGTCGGGACGCTGTCCGGTGGCAACCAGCAGAAGGTGCTCCTGGCCCGCTGCCTGCTGGGCAACCCGGCGATCCTGCTAATGGAAGAACCCACCCGCGGCGTCGATGTCGGCGCCAAGGCGGAGATCTACTCCATCATCAACGACGTCGCCGCCCAGGGCGTCGCCGTGGTCCTTGTCTCATCAGACCTTCCCGAACTTGTCGAAATGTCGGACCGGGTGCTGGTCATGCGCGGGGGCAGCATCAACGCTGAACTGTCCTCCGACGCCCTGACCCAGCAGTCCGTCCTGGAACACGCAATGGAGACCGTATCCCGATGAAAAAAATATCCCTCTTCAACGACCAGCTCCGCGCGGTGTGGATGCTGGCCTTCGTGGCCATCGCGCTTGTGTTCGCCACCCCCTTGTTCCTGCAGCCCTCCAACATGCTCAACGTGCTGCTCACGGCCGCGGTCGTCGCCCTGATCGCCGCAGGCCAGACCTATGTGATCATCCTCGCCGAGATCGATCTGTCCGTCGGCGCGGTCCTTGGCTTCAGCGCCATCACCACCGCGAGCGTCATCAGCCAGTACGGTGTGGTCGCCGGACTCGCCGCGGGCCTCGCGGTCGGCGCACTGGCGGGCCTGATCAACGGTGTACTGGTCACCAAAGCCAAGATGCCCTCGTTCATCGCCACCCTGGCGACCATGTCCATCTTCGCCGGCCTCACGCTGCAGTTCTCCCAGGGCAACCCCGTCAAGGTGACGGACGCAGCATTCCTGGCACTGGGCCAGGGCAACCTCCTCGGCATCCCCACACCCATCTGGATCATGCTGGTCCTGGGCGTGCTGTTCGGCTACATCCTGGCCCGCACCCGCTTCGGCCGCGAACTCTACGCCACCGGTGATAACGCCGACGCCGCGCGCCTCGCCGGCATCAGCACGGACCGGGTCAAGATCCTGGCCTTTATGATCTCCGGTGTCCTCGCCGCCACCGCCGGGTTCATCCTCACCGCCCGTCTTGGAACGGCGCAGCCCACCGCGGGCACGGGCCTGGAACTCGCCGCCATCGCCGCCGTGATCATCGGCGGAACCAGCCTTGCCGGCGGGCGCGGGGCGCTGCTGGGCACCCTCGTCGGCGCGGTGCTGCTGGCAATGATCGACAACGGGCTCAACCTGCTCAACGTTTCCCCGTTCCTGCAGAGCGTCGTCAAGGGCGCCGTGATCCTGCTGGCCGTGTTCGTGGACCGGAACTCCGGTCTCCTGATGCGGATCTTCCGGTCCGGGCCGGCCAGGACTGAAGCTCCCGGGACGGCGACTGCGGCCGGCCCCGGCGCCCCGGCGCCGCTCCTGCCGAAGGTTGCCATGATCTCCGTGGTGGCCCTCCTGCTGGTCGGCGCCGGCGTCACCACAGCCGTGCGCTCCACGGACAACGGGAGCGCGGGGGCACAGCAGAAGTCAGCCACCCTTGTCATCTCCACACTGAACAACCCGTTCTTCGTCTCCGTGGGGGACGGCGCCAAGGACCAGGCGGCGAAGCTGGGCATGGCCCTTGATGTGCAGAACGCCAACAACAACGACACGTCCTCGCTCAACCAGGCCACCACCGCGCTGGTAAAGAAGCCCGGCGTGCTGCTGCTGGACCCGACGTCGAGCGAAGCCGGCGGATCGATCACCGTCAAAGCCAACCAGGCGAACGTTCCCGTTGTCGCGTTCGACCGCGTTCCTGATCAGGGCGAGCTGGCAGCGTTCATCGGTTACGACGCCGTCCAGGCCGGCAAGAACGGTGCCAAGGCCCTCTGCGAAGCGGTCGGCGGCGCCGGCAAAGTGGCCGAACTCCAGGGCCTCCTCGGCACCAGCGTCGCCCGGGACCGGTCCGAGGGTTTCAAAGCCGGAATGAAGGAATGCCCCGGCGTCGAGGTGGTGGCCGTGCAGTCCGCGGACTTCGACCGCGGGAAGGCACTGGATGTCACCACCAACATCCTCCAGGCGAACCCGGGCATCACCGGGATCTACGGCGCCAACGACGAAATGGCGCTCGGAGCAGTGGCGGCCGTCAAGTCCCGCGGCCTGCTGTCCACCATTAAGATCGTCGGCAACGACGGCATCGGCGATGCCCTGTCCGCCGTGAAGAGCGGGGAGATGTACGCCACGAACGCCGAATCCCCGTTCGCCCTGGGCCAGGAAGTCGCCAAGATCGGCCATGCCGTGGCCAGCGGCGAGAAAGTCGAAGAGTCCCGCGTGTTGCAGGGCAAGCTCGTCACCGGCAGCGGCGTCGAGGAGTTCTGCTCGTACCTTCGCGGCATCGGCGACACGGCAACCTGCAAGTAGCGCCACCCACCTTCCCCGCACTTCCAAGGAGAATCATGACTGAACTGAAAGCGGCCGGCCTGGCCGCGATGGTGGACCACACCTTCCTGAACTCCACGGGGACCAGGGCCGAGGCGGAGCACGCGGCCGCCGAAGCCACCCGGCTGGGCGCGTACTCAGTGTGCGTCTCGCCGTCGATGCTGCCCCTGGCCGGCCCGGGCACCCGGATCACAGCCGTGTGTGGGTTCCCGTCCGGCAAGCACCACAGCAGCGTCAAAGCCGCCGAAGCGGCCGAGGCCGTGAGCAACGGCGCCCACGAGATCGACATGGTGATCGACGTCGGAGCGGTCCGGTCCGGTGACTTCGCCGCCGTCGAACGCGACATCGCGGCCGTCCGCGGGGCCGTCCCGGCACCCACGGTCCTCAAGGTCATCCTCGAAACGGCGGCGCTGACGGACGAGCAGATCGTGCGCAGCTGCGCCGCCGCCGAAAGCAGCGGAGCCGACTTCGTCAAGACATCCACGGGTTTCCACCCGGACGGCGGAGCCACGGTGCACGCAGTTGAACTGATGGCACGGACGGTGGCGCCGCGTCTTGGGGTCAAAGCATCCGGCGGCATCCGGGACTGGGCCGCAGCGCAGGCGATGATCGCGGCGGGCGCCACCCGGCTGGGGCTGTCCGGCACGGCAGAGGTCCTCAGCGGCGGACGCAGCACCGGATACTGACCCCAACCCCCTGCGGGCAGCCGGGACTGGCCCGCAGGGGGCAGCACCTTACCCGGCCGCCCGGAGGTCCTCTGCTGACGATCGCGGGCACTCGTTTCCGGCCGCCCCGCTCTCCGGCGTGCTCGAACTCGACGAAACCGACATCGTGGACGAGCTCACACGCAAAGGCGCGACCCTTAACATTGGCGCCAGCATCGACCCGGAAACCGGGGGTACCTTTGAGGAGTAGCCGAAACGTTCGGCAACCCATTCAGGAGGCGACGTGGTCGTAGCACCGGAGACCGTTGACGGCGGAAAAGGCAGCGTCGAGCTCAGCGACGACGGCGTCGTCCACTTGCAGTGGTTGTCCGGGATCAACATTGAGGTTGAGGACGCCAGAGCCGCAATGTCGAAAGTCAACGAGGTATGCCACGGGGTGCCCCACCCGATGCTGGTCGACATGGCTGCCGTCGCTTCGATCAGCCGGGATGCCAGGGGCATCTGGTCCATTCCCTGCGATGCCTCCCGTATCGCCCTACTGGGAAGATCCCCGGTAGACCGGGTACTGGCGAACTTCTTTCTCGGCGTGCATATACCTCCCTGCCCCACCCGGTTCTTCACCTCCCGCAGCGATGCTATGGACTGGCTCAATGCCGTCCGGTAAGCGCCGAGATCTATCTGGTCGACCGCAGTCCACGCCGAGCCCAATTC is drawn from Micrococcaceae bacterium Sec5.8 and contains these coding sequences:
- a CDS encoding VWA domain-containing protein, which produces MGVHNRSRYGRYTGGPDPLAPPVDLAEALDAVAEDVMAGYSPRHALQEFLRRGSRNREGLDDLAGRVQQRRSELLSRHRLDGTLNEVRKLLDTAVLEERKQLARDLRIEDTDRAIREMQLQNLPSSTAAAVNELASYDWRSSTAREAYERIKDLLGREVLDQRFAGMKEALEGATEEDRAAVAGMLGDLNELLDKHRRGEDTDAGFREFMAKHGQFFPENPQSVEELVDALAQRAAAAQRLLQSMTPGQREELMQLSAQAFGSPELMAQLGQMDANLRALRPGEDWNGSEHFEGEEGLGLGDGTGVIQDLAELDGLAEQLSQSYNGSRLDDLDLDALARQLGQDAAVSARTLAEIEQAMQDGGYLRRGADGDLRLSPQAMRRLGRSLLRDTAKQLSGRQGRRDTRVAGAAGEQTGSSRPWAFGDAEPWDVTRTITNAIRRTIADGGDPRQGLRLAMDDIEVTETEARTQAAVALLVDVSFSMAAEGRWVPMKRTALAVHHLVSTRFRGDRLQLITFGRYAQSMDIGELTALPTLREQGTNLHHGLLLAGRFFRQHPSMQPVLLVVTDGEPTAHLLADGESWFSYPPDPETIRVTVAELDRLWRSGTQATFFRLGEDPGLERFIQRMARRIDGRVAAPETGDLGAAVVGEYLRAHFRGRPYDDADWAT
- a CDS encoding sigma 54-interacting transcriptional regulator encodes the protein MNDRPDIFTVGELRASGHVQKDLRREIRDNLLAALAAGRDPWPGMFGFRRTVLPQLERALLAGHDVVLLGERGQGKTRLLRTLAGLLDEWSPVIEDSELNEHPYEPLTEHSRARALTEGDRLRVAWRHRSERYVEKLATPDTSVADLIGDVDPMRVAEGRRLGDPETIHYGLVPRSNRGIIAINELPDLAERIQVSMLNVMEERDIQIRGYVLRLPLDVLVVASANPEDYTNRGRIITPLRDRFGAEIRTHYPIELDDEVAVIRQEGQLVAGVPPVILEILARYTRALRQSAAINQTSGVSARFAIAGAETVAAAALRRASVRGEDEAVARIIDLAAAVEVLAGKIEFESGEEGREQEILDHLLRMATAEAVRAHFHGIDMGDLVAALDGHSTVTTGELVTAREFLANLPSLNGSRLYEDIGERLGATNDGQRAAAVELALEGLYLARRISKESDDEATVYG
- a CDS encoding phosphatidylserine/phosphatidylglycerophosphate/cardiolipin synthase family protein, whose translation is MVDLLPEPVAAIARKTVGRSLLTLAAVQGAVIAGLVLLDVVKKRRRTKRKGFPRPGTFDSTVSDTPVTTYTYGADLYRDMIQAIDEAKDRIFIETFIWKDDDTGRRFKDALNEAAGRGVEVSIMYDGFANLVVPSSFFRFHQDIRVYRFPVVRPSMLFQTLRGTGLDHRKLLVVDDHIGFVGGYNIGSLYATEWRDTHLRLVGPSVWDLRQAFVNVWNDHAAGSPAEIPHTTPAVWEPRIRAVNNIPADLVYPIRGIYLDAINRARDHIFVTMAYFIPDQQILKALLAASSRGVDVRLILPEDSNHILSDWLSHGFYRSLLEAGVTVLLYRNAMIHAKTATIDGSWSTVGSANIDRLSLTGNYEINLEIHDDNFASDMQKIFAVDSGNCRVLTLEEWRDRHSLARFSEAVLVPLRPLL
- a CDS encoding phosphatase PAP2 family protein; the protein is MTLENRQPSEAGVQGEVRQDRFIGGNDLTRWRTRLGRFLAFVVGHVSRVLGPHAALILTLAIGAALAVSLTAVFAQVYEAVVDADGVAGLDHPVLAAAKTVRSPALDIIATGYTDVGGTVGMPILALAVMTVLALRRRSWTPVILIVIAAAGSLLMTIAGKSLIGRTRPQLTDAVPPYEYSASFPSGHSLNSVVIAGVVAYLIILRLQSARARVVTALLAGLFAATIGLSRVYLGHHWLTDVLAAWALGAAWLALVITAHRLYLTTRTHRVEAPTRHSPEGKRETDVIDV
- a CDS encoding CsbD family protein, encoding MGLGDKIQNAVTKLTGKAKEATGSATGDNHLKNEGRGDQVRADLKQAAEKVKDAFKKH
- a CDS encoding LacI family DNA-binding transcriptional regulator is translated as MANIHDVAKHAGVSIASVSRMLAGQNVRSAEAIRRAIDDLGYRPNASARGLRLGKHHSIAVIVPDISNPYFAALVRGIEERAMTQGFHIVVASSDEQFSAESEVLGNLIDAVDAIAIVPAEEGDRTRRMLADLNKPVVLIDRTVGEEPGFDLVHVDNASGARAAADYLLSLGHRRIGIISGRQDTVPGRVRHQVFVQALADAGIQIPAEAVKIGEFSRDFGHRAAQELIEQQLIGRPAGITALFVGNNTMAQGALLSLHAAGVSIPGQLSFLCFDDFDLAELLPAPVTVISRPAIAEGHAAADLLLKRIEHFGSPNQPPLEHKVLPVSLTIRQSCASPASN